One genomic region from Ascaphus truei isolate aAscTru1 unplaced genomic scaffold, aAscTru1.hap1 HAP1_SCAFFOLD_772, whole genome shotgun sequence encodes:
- the LOC142486187 gene encoding uncharacterized protein LOC142486187: protein MWVLSKQEVYAWALKVNVTPNRVVAVGAVPAGVPLLDVQAQVRKLPGLAGTWVRGQRYDDTVQWSTVLIYAGQTLSEEDGPKFLNLPGGPTDGCPFIYPDLAVSACTESPIDIDSEPHPKWRLPPNHHGTCAADCQPAQKNVANPCPGLAGKPEPRPHTVSDSVPSSQHSPKDCAAPPLESTRGRECREQKSAISVPPKESKGCREKHPWLYRIVRAPHLVLPMVVCPCALKEWKVTGGWMDGASESPVALTMTVVDGEECLYGRLNECECAVGELTQGPKCPDCAAQFLQPKPPAAEDTVAEMECSLPEDERDCQGLHPDVYEPWKLPGIEVTVLMCPCLSEALKEGVKPSQLQLGFRSTEVDGETFTQCFGLKCGCSRREALAWEPQCECCGAWFLKPILPQAAEPAEKEEEGLCAQMDFPDAEPEPLKAELQMFFVLLRLNQKSSWPFS, encoded by the coding sequence atgtgggtgctctcaaagcaggaggtctacgcatgggccttgaaagtgaacgtgactcctaaccgcgtggttgccgtgggggcagtcccggctggcgtgcccttgttagatgtccaggcgcaggttcggaagctccctggactggcgggtacgtgggtcagagggcaaaggtatgatgacaccgtgcaatggagtactgtcctgatatatgcaggccagaccctaagcgaggaagatggccctaaattcttaaatttgcccgggggtccgaccgatgggtgcccctttatctaccctgacttggcagtATCTGCCTGCACCGAGAGCCCTATTGACATTGACAGTGAGCCccacccaaaatggcgactcccgccaaatcaccatggcacgtgtgcggctgactgccagcctgcacagaaGAATGTTGCAAACCCctgcccaggactggcgggaaaaccagagccccgcccccacactgtgagtgactcagtaccgagttcgcaacattccccaaaagactgtgctgctcctcctctagagtccaccagggggagggagtgtcgtgagcagaaatcagccatttctgttccccctaaggaaagcaagggatgccgagaaaagcacccttggctgtatagaatcgtacgggccccccatttagtcttgccaatggtggtgtgcccgtgtgcgttaaaagaatggaaggtgacgggtggctggatggacggagcatctgagtcaccagttgccctcacgatgaccgtggtagacggggaagaatgcctgtacggccgtctgaatgaatgtgagtgtgccgttggggagctgacccaagggcctaagtgtcctgactgtgcggcgcagttcctgcaacccaaaccgccagcggcagaggacactgttgcagaaatggagtgttccctccccgaggatgagagagactgccaggggttacaccctgatgtgtatgagccctggaaaTTGCCAGGAATAGAGGTCAcggtgctaatgtgcccctgcctgagtgaagccctTAAAGAGGGAGTCAAACCGTCCCAGTTACAGCTAGGtttcaggtcaactgaggtggacggagaaacgtttacccagtgttttggcctcaaatgtggctgttcccggagggaggcactggcgtgggagcctcaatgtgagtgttgcggggcctggttcctaaagcctatcctaccccaggcggcggaaccagcagagaaagaagaggaggggctgtgtgcccaaatggactttccAGACGCTGAACCGGAGCCACTGAAGGCagagctccagat